The following proteins come from a genomic window of Cervus canadensis isolate Bull #8, Minnesota chromosome 3, ASM1932006v1, whole genome shotgun sequence:
- the CHRM2 gene encoding muscarinic acetylcholine receptor M2: MNNSTNSSNNVALTSPYKTFEVVFIVLVAGSLSLVTIIGNILVMVSIKVNRHLQTVNNYFLFSLACADLIIGVFSMNLYTLYTVIGYWPLGPVVCDLWLALDYVVSNASVMNLLIISFDRYFCVTKPLTYPVKRTTKMAGMMIAAAWVLSFILWAPAILFWQFIVGVRTVEDGECYIQFFSNAAVTFGTAIAAFYLPVIIMTVLYWHISRASKSRIKKDKKEPVANQDPVSPSLVQGRIVKPNNNNMPGSDDGLEHNKIQNGKTPRDAATENCVQGEEKESSNDSTSVSAVASNMRDDEITQDENTVSTSVGHSKDENSKQTCIKIVTKTPKGDSCTPTNTTVELVGSSGQNGDEKQNIVARKIVKMTKQPAKKKPPPSREKKVTRTILAILLAFIITWAPYNVMVLINTFCAPCIPNTVWTIGYWLCYINSTINPACYALCNATFKKTFKHLLMCHYKNIGATR; the protein is encoded by the coding sequence ATGAATAACTCAACAAACTCCTCTAACAATGTGGCTCTGACCAGTCCTTATAAGACATTTGAAGTGGTTTTTATTGTCCTTGTGGCTGGGTCCCTCAGTTTGGTGACCATTATTGGGAACATCCTGGTCATGGTCTCCATTAAAGTCAATCGCCACCTCCAGACCGTCAACAATTACTTTTTGTTCAGCTTGGCCTGTGCTGACCTCATCATTGGTGTTTTCTCCATGAACTTGTATACCCTTTACACTGTGATTGGCTACTGGCCTTTGGGACCTGTGGTGTGTGACCTTTGGCTTGCCCTGGACTACGTGGTCAGCAATGCCTCAGTAATGAATCTGCTCATCATCAGCTTCGACAGATACTTCTGCGTCACGAAACCACTCACTTATCCCGTCAAGCGGACCACGAAAATGGCAGGTATGATGATCGCAGCTGCCTGGGTCCTCTCCTTTATCCTCTGGGCTccagccattctcttctggcaGTTCATCGTAGGGGTGAGAACTGTGGAGGATGGGGAATGCTACATTCAGTTTTTTTCCAACGCGGCTGTCACCTTTGGCACGGCTATTGCAGCCTTCTATTTGCCTGTGATCATCATGACTGTGTTATACTGGCACATATCCCGGGCCAGTAAGAGCAGGATCAAGAAGGACAAGAAGGAGCCTGTGGCCAACCAAGATCCAGTTTCTCCAAGTCTGGTTCAAGGAAGGATAGTGaagccaaacaacaacaacatgcctGGAAGTGATGATGGCCTGGAGCACAACAAAATCCAGAATGGTAAAACTCCTAGAGATGCTGCAACTGAAAACTGTgtccagggggaggagaaagagagctCCAATGATTCCACCTCAGTCAGTGCTGTTGCCTCTAATATGAGAGATGATGAAATAACCCAGGACGAAAACACAGTTTCCACTTCTGTGGGCCATTCCAAAGATGAGAACTCAAAGCAAACATGCATCAAAATTGTCACCAAGACCCCAAAAGGTGACTCATGTACCCCAACTAATACCACCGTGGAGCTAGTTGGTTCTTCAGGTCAGAATGGAGATGAAAAACAGAACATCGTTGCTCGCAAGATTGTGAAGATGACTAAGCAGCCTGCCAAAAAGAAGCCTCCTCCTTCCCGGGAAAAGAAGGTGACAAGGACAATCTTGGCTATTCTGTTGGCTTTCATCATCACTTGGGCCCCATACAATGTCATGGTGCTCATTAACACCTTTTGTGCACCCTGCATCCCCAACACAGTGTGGACAATTGGTTATTGGCTCTGTTACATCAATAGCACTATCAACCCTGCCTGCTATGCACTTTGTAATGCCACCTTCAAGAAGACCTTTAAACACCTTCTCATGTGTCATTATAAGAACATAGGCGCTACAAGGTAA